The genomic segment AGGTTTGAAACGAGAAAAACTCTTTTTGGGGCATATCATATCCTCTTAACTTTTGCTTTAGAACAGCGTTGTCTACAAGCGTAGTCAATGTCTTCCCTGTATTATCATTCAGGGTAATGACAGTAGGAGTATCTAAATTTGAGTAACGGTTCATGAAGTACTTCATATCTGTACTGAACTGTGCGCTATTTGTTCCGGCTTGTGACGATAACTTAATCTTCTTGCCTTTGCGGTCTATCTTATAGATAGCGCTGCGTAGCGGGCTTTCTTCGTTACTGCTGAAATAGAAACAGTCATCTTCGGGGTCATAACCCAGGAAGTCCTGCACTTCATAAGGGCCGGAAGTAACCTGTTTGATAAGGTTTCCGCCTATGCTATACCAGTACAAGTGGTTGTATCCGCTCTTTTCGCTGACGAAACTGAAGTTTTCCGGGTAGAAAATGATGTTATCGAATACATTTTCACGAATATAAGTGTCGCTTTCGTCGCGTACGGCAAGCTTGCAGACGGTGCTGCGCGGATCGGCAAAGTACAGATCGAACCGGTTTTGGTGGCGATTCAACGTCATAACCGCCAGCTTGTTCGGATCTTGCGTAAAACGGATGCGTGGGATATATCCCCCTTCTTCCAGCGGAACGTTGATTTTACGAATTACTTTGGATTTGATGTCAAAAGTATGTACGGATACTTTTGAGTTCTTTTCACCAGTTTTGGGATATTTATAGGTATATTCTCCCGGATATTTTTCATAAGGAGTCATATGAGGCGCTTCTCCGGCAAATACAGGGAAAGTATACGACGGCACTTCCTTCTCGTCAAAACGGATGAACGCCAACATCTTGCTGTCGGGACTGAATTCCAATGCGCGGTTAAAAGCAAACTCTTCTTCATATACCCAGTCGGGAATACCGTTCAATACTTCATTGCGTTTGCCGTCTTCGGTTACCTGGCTTTCGCTGTTGCCGTAGAGCAGTTTCACGAGGAAAATATTGTTGTCACGAACAAAGGCCACCTGATATCCGTCGGGCGAGAAAACAGGAATTTGTTGAGGACCGCCGTCTGACAGCTTTTCTACTACATTGTTTATCTTGCCGTCCAAATTTCGCTTCAGACTATATATATAGTGTACTGCCGTATAGGAACGGCGGTAGATTGGAGTTGTTTCGGTTGCGATAAGCAATTTGCTACCGTCCGGAGAAAAACTGTAACTGTCGAACTTCTTGAACGGACATTCGCGGGCGGTAGCGGCGTCGAACAACACTTCCACCGGTTTACCTGTTTTGAAAGAGTATTTGATAATTTGAGTCTTATCCGCATTCATTTGCGAATAGTGCTCCCCGTCTCCCGGGATAGGAATAACGCCTGAAATTCCTTGAGGAATAAATTCCCCGGATACAATCTCTTTTAAATTGAGTGGTTTGCCGCTTTGGGCAAAACTTGCCAGTGTACAAAGGCAGAAAAGAAGTGCAAAACTTATCTTTTTCATATCTCTTAATTCGGTTATTGGGTACAAATATACGATAAAGAGAAAATCTAATCTAATTAATAAATGATAAATTCCCTGCTTGTCTTTTACTGGTGACTTTTTGTTGATTTTACATGTCTGATATTTGCGTGTTATTAAGAGGGGGCAGTTTTGTAGCTATGCCTTTTGACAGAAAGCGCTTTTAATATAGATTTAGAGGTATTTATGAACATTTTTTCTGTATTAGTGAAGGATCTTGCATACTTTAAAGAAAGAAATATAAGCTATGTGTAACTTAAATATTATATTTGTGGCATAAGTTATTTTGTGTTTACTGTGCAGTCTTTTTGTGGAGATACATGGAAACGCGACAAGTTTAATTTAATAAATTGTAGTTATGAAAAAGTACATTGCAGAAATGTTCGGAACTATGGTTCTCGTCCTCATGGGTTGTGGCACAGCAATCAGTTTATCATGTACATCAGCCGATCCCAATTTATCATCTACGGTGATAGGAACCGCACTTGCTTTTGGGCTCTCGGTAGTAGCTATGGCATACACTATTGGCGGTATTTCCGGTTGTCATATCAATCCGGCAATAACCTTGGGATGTTTACTGTCCGGACGCATTAGTGGGAAAGAAGCAGGTATGTATATGCTGTTTCAAGTGATTGGAGCTATTTTAGGCTCTGTGATTCTTTGGGGATTGACTTCTAATGCCAGTTTGGTAGGAACGGGTGCCAATGTCTGTCAGGAAGGAGTTTCCATAATGGGTGGTCTGTTGGCTGAAGTTGTGTTCACATTTGTGTTTGTTCTGGTTGTGCTGGGTACTACCGATGCCCAGAAAGGTGCAGGAAATTTTGCAGGACTTGCCATTGGCCTTTCTTTGGTACTTGTTCACTTGGCTTGTATTCGTTATACCGGGACTTCGGTCAATCCGGCACGTAGTATAGGGCCTGCTCTTTTTCAGGGAGGAGAGGCATTAAGCCAACTTTGGATTTTCATTATTGGTCCATTCATCGGTGCGGCTTTGAGTGCTGGAGTGTGGAATATATTTGCAGAAAAAAAGGGTTGACATGTGATGGGTAAGCTTATTTTCCTGAATGGGGAGGTTGCTGTTTTTAATACCTTCTAAACAGGGCGCTTTTATTTGTTTAAATAGATAGAATAAAGAAACCTACTGGCTGACGTCAGTAGGTTCTTTTTTTGTGTTTGAGCAGGCTGAAAATGAAAAACACGAGAAAGCTGCCTATATTAATGTAATATATAATGTAAAATACCTATTTTTGCTTTTAAATATAATAGAACTATGAGTACAACATCTCGTTATAATGAATTTCCCGCGTTTCTGAAACGTTATTTCCCATATAAAGTGCAGAAAATTTCGTTGAATGCAGGTTTCACTTGTCCCAATCGTGACGGAAATAAAGGATATGGCGGTTGTACCTATTGCAATAACCAGACTTTTAATCCGGACTACTGCCGCACAGAGAAACCGATATGTTTGCAACTGGAGGAAGGAAAACGTTTCTTCGCCCATAAATATCCGGAAATGAAGTATCTGGCCTACTTTCAGGCTTATACAAATACATACGGCGAATTGGAGTCTTTGAAACGGAAATATGAAGAGGCGCTGTCAGTAGAAGGAGTGGTAGGGCTGGTCATCGGCACTCGCCCGGATTGTATGCCGGATGATCTGCTCCGGTATTTGGAAAGCATCAATAAGCATACTTTCCTTTTGGTGGAATATGGCATTGAGAGTACTTGTGATGAAACACTCCGCCGAATTAATCGCGGGCATACTTTTCAGACCACCGCTGATGCAGTGTGCCGGACGGCGGCTTGTGGCATATTGACAGGCGGGCATGTGATTCTGGGCTTGCCGGGCGAAACCCGTCAAAGTATCGTGGCACAGGCGCATGATTTGTCGCAACTACCGCTTACTACGCTGAAAATTCATCAGTTACAGCTGATACGGGGTACTCGTATGGCTTTGGAATATGAGCAGAACCCCGAAGACTTCCACCTCTTTGATGTAGAGGAGTATATTGATCTTGTTGTAGACTATGTGGAACATCTTCGTCCGGACATTGTTTTGGAGCGTTTTGTTTCGCAGTCTCCGAAAGACTTACTTATAGCACCGGACTGGGGACTGAAAAATTATGAATTTAACCACCGGGTTCAAAAAAGAATGAAAGAACTTGATGCATATCAAGGGAAGAAGTATGAAATGTGAGAAAAAAGCCTTATTTTTGCCGTTGCTAAATATGGAATCAATCTAAATAGAGGATAAAAACAATGAACCCAAAAACAGTGATAAAAGGAAAAATCCACTACGTGGGAGTGAATGATCGCAATAAGCATTTGTTTGAAGGTATGTGGCCATTGCCTTATGGAGTGTCTTATAACTCCTACCTGATAGACGATGAAACAGTTGCATTGATCGATACGGTAGACATTTGTTACTTTGAGGTTTATCTTCGGAAAATAAAAAGTATCATTGGCGAACGCCCTATTCAGTATCTTATCATCAACCACATGGAGCCAGATCATTCCGGATCTATTCGCTTAATCAAACAACATTATCCCGACATCATTATAGTTGGCAATAAGCAGACTTTCGGTATGATAGAAGGATTTTATGGCGTAACGGGCGAGCAATATATGGTGAAAGATGAGGATTTTCTGGCTTTAGGGCACCATAAACTCCGTTTCTATATGACACCTATGGTGCATTGGCCCGAAACAATGATGACCTTTGATGAAACGGAAGGGGTGCTTTTTTCCGGTGACGGCTTCGGTTGCTTCGGTACGCTCGACGGAGGTTTCCTGGATACGCGTATGAATCTGGATAAGTATTGGGATGAAATGGTACGTTACTATTCTAATATCGTAGGTAAATACGGTTCTCCTGTACAGAAGGCTTTGGCAAAGTTGGGCGGATTGCCTATCTCTACCATTTGTTCCACTCATGGACCTGTGTGGACGGACAATATAGCCAAGGTTATCGGTATCTACGACCGTCTGAGCCGTTATGCAGCTGAGGAAGGTGTAGTCATAGTCTACGGTTCCATGTATGGCAATACCGAACAAATGGCAGAGGCAATAGCTGCGGAACTTTCCGTTCAGGGCATCAAGAACATCGTGATGCACAATGTCAGCAAGAGCAATCCTTCTTATATCATAGCCGATATATTCAAATACCGGGGACTGATTGTGGGTAGTCCCACTTATAGCAATCAGATTTATCCGGAAATAGAATCGCTGCTTTCCAAAATACTGGTACGCGAGGTGAAAGGACGTTATTTGGGCTATTTCGGTTCATTCTGTTGGGCAGGTGCTGCAGTGAAGCGCATGGGTGAATTTGCTGAAAAAAGTAAATTTGAAATCGTAGGTGACCCGGTGGAAATGAAGCAGGCTATGAAGGACATCACCTATGAGCAATGCGAACTCTTGGCGCGTGCTATGGCAGAACGTTTGAAGAAAGACAGGAAATAATCAGTAATTACAAATTACGGATGTCTCTCTTTCCCCCGTTTCATTTGGCGTACTTCGTATTTTGTAATTCATGATAGAACAAATTTATTAACCTAATAAAGTAATTGTAATGAGACTAATCATTCAACCGGATTATCAATCCGTATCACAGTGGGCGGCGCATTATGTAGCTGCCAAAATCAAAGCCGCTAATCCCACACCCGAAAAACCGTTTGTATTGGGATGTCCTACCGGTTCTTCTCCTTTGGGGATGTATAAGGCTTTAATCGACCTGAATAAGAAAGGCATCGTGTCTTTTCAGAATGTAGTGACTTTCAATATGGATGAATATGTCGGCTTGCCGAAGGAACATCCCGAAAGCTATTATTCTTTTATGTGGAACAACTTTTTCAGCCACATTGACATCAAACCGGAAAATACCAATATCTTGAATGGCAATGCCGCCGACCTCGATGCGGAGTGTGCACGCTATGAAGAAAAAATTAAGTCATATGGTGGCATTGACCTCTTTATGGGCGGTATTGGTCCAGATGGGCACATTGCATTCAACGAACCGGGTTCTTCCTTGTCTTCGCGCACTCGTCAGAAGACATTGACTACCGACACTATTATTGCTAATTCCCGTTTCTTTGATAATGACGTAAACAAAGTGCCTAAGACATCGTTGACAGTAGGCGTGGGTACTGTGCTCAGTGCAAGAGAGGTGATGATTATCGTAAACGGTCATAACAAAGCTCGTGCGCTGTATCATGCAGTAGAAGGCCCTATCATGCAGATGTGGACAATCAGTGCCCTGCAAATGCACGAAAAGGGCATTATCGTTTGTGACGATGCTGCTACGGTAGAGTTGAAGGTAGGTACTTATCGCTACTTCAAGGATATCGAAGCTGAGCATCTGGAGCCGGCATCTTTGTTGAAGTAAAGGAGTATTACATATAAATGTCTGCCCGTTCTTTCGTTATAGGAGGAATGGGCAGTTTTATTTATAGCTATATCCTTTTGTTACTTTTCTCCATCCAGGTATCCCTTTTTGAACATATCGACAAAAAGGAAGAAAAGGGAAAGTAGCAGCGGA from the Bacteroides eggerthii genome contains:
- a CDS encoding TIGR01212 family radical SAM protein (This family includes YhcC from E. coli K-12, an uncharacterized radical SAM protein.), with translation MSTTSRYNEFPAFLKRYFPYKVQKISLNAGFTCPNRDGNKGYGGCTYCNNQTFNPDYCRTEKPICLQLEEGKRFFAHKYPEMKYLAYFQAYTNTYGELESLKRKYEEALSVEGVVGLVIGTRPDCMPDDLLRYLESINKHTFLLVEYGIESTCDETLRRINRGHTFQTTADAVCRTAACGILTGGHVILGLPGETRQSIVAQAHDLSQLPLTTLKIHQLQLIRGTRMALEYEQNPEDFHLFDVEEYIDLVVDYVEHLRPDIVLERFVSQSPKDLLIAPDWGLKNYEFNHRVQKRMKELDAYQGKKYEM
- a CDS encoding S9 family peptidase, whose amino-acid sequence is MKKISFALLFCLCTLASFAQSGKPLNLKEIVSGEFIPQGISGVIPIPGDGEHYSQMNADKTQIIKYSFKTGKPVEVLFDAATARECPFKKFDSYSFSPDGSKLLIATETTPIYRRSYTAVHYIYSLKRNLDGKINNVVEKLSDGGPQQIPVFSPDGYQVAFVRDNNIFLVKLLYGNSESQVTEDGKRNEVLNGIPDWVYEEEFAFNRALEFSPDSKMLAFIRFDEKEVPSYTFPVFAGEAPHMTPYEKYPGEYTYKYPKTGEKNSKVSVHTFDIKSKVIRKINVPLEEGGYIPRIRFTQDPNKLAVMTLNRHQNRFDLYFADPRSTVCKLAVRDESDTYIRENVFDNIIFYPENFSFVSEKSGYNHLYWYSIGGNLIKQVTSGPYEVQDFLGYDPEDDCFYFSSNEESPLRSAIYKIDRKGKKIKLSSQAGTNSAQFSTDMKYFMNRYSNLDTPTVITLNDNTGKTLTTLVDNAVLKQKLRGYDMPQKEFFSFQTSDGITLNGWMMKPTNFSSSKKYPALMYQYSGPGSQQVLDKFGVSWETYMASQGYVVVCVDGRGTGGRGAEFAKVTYLNLGIKEAKDQVETALYLGRQPYVDKDRIGIWGWSYGGYMTIMSMSEGTPVFKAGVAVAPVTDWNYYDTVYGERFMRTPKENAEGYKASSAFTRANNLHGNLLLVHGMADDNVHFQNCVEYAEHLVQLDKQFDMQVYTNRNHSIFGGNTRLHLYTKLTNFFNRELKK
- a CDS encoding MIP family channel protein — its product is MKKYIAEMFGTMVLVLMGCGTAISLSCTSADPNLSSTVIGTALAFGLSVVAMAYTIGGISGCHINPAITLGCLLSGRISGKEAGMYMLFQVIGAILGSVILWGLTSNASLVGTGANVCQEGVSIMGGLLAEVVFTFVFVLVVLGTTDAQKGAGNFAGLAIGLSLVLVHLACIRYTGTSVNPARSIGPALFQGGEALSQLWIFIIGPFIGAALSAGVWNIFAEKKG
- a CDS encoding FprA family A-type flavoprotein is translated as MNPKTVIKGKIHYVGVNDRNKHLFEGMWPLPYGVSYNSYLIDDETVALIDTVDICYFEVYLRKIKSIIGERPIQYLIINHMEPDHSGSIRLIKQHYPDIIIVGNKQTFGMIEGFYGVTGEQYMVKDEDFLALGHHKLRFYMTPMVHWPETMMTFDETEGVLFSGDGFGCFGTLDGGFLDTRMNLDKYWDEMVRYYSNIVGKYGSPVQKALAKLGGLPISTICSTHGPVWTDNIAKVIGIYDRLSRYAAEEGVVIVYGSMYGNTEQMAEAIAAELSVQGIKNIVMHNVSKSNPSYIIADIFKYRGLIVGSPTYSNQIYPEIESLLSKILVREVKGRYLGYFGSFCWAGAAVKRMGEFAEKSKFEIVGDPVEMKQAMKDITYEQCELLARAMAERLKKDRK
- the nagB gene encoding glucosamine-6-phosphate deaminase, with protein sequence MRLIIQPDYQSVSQWAAHYVAAKIKAANPTPEKPFVLGCPTGSSPLGMYKALIDLNKKGIVSFQNVVTFNMDEYVGLPKEHPESYYSFMWNNFFSHIDIKPENTNILNGNAADLDAECARYEEKIKSYGGIDLFMGGIGPDGHIAFNEPGSSLSSRTRQKTLTTDTIIANSRFFDNDVNKVPKTSLTVGVGTVLSAREVMIIVNGHNKARALYHAVEGPIMQMWTISALQMHEKGIIVCDDAATVELKVGTYRYFKDIEAEHLEPASLLK